From a single Silene latifolia isolate original U9 population chromosome 6, ASM4854445v1, whole genome shotgun sequence genomic region:
- the LOC141587249 gene encoding putative E3 ubiquitin-protein ligase RHB1A: MGGCCCCFSSRRSEPERTPTYYYCPRTPEERQPLSANHGTPTGISRGLLVDTNLDTSNIDTYTSPPPPLPYDVDFGHSQTQLGTRDHQSTKSGTVSEIEHSGSVEGLISANPSGNLEKALKDADSKTETLLELTPSKVVDDDLKKPVEQIVPVLEEEDCPVCLEEYTEENPKLLTKCEHHFHLCCLLEWMERSNTCPVCDKEVVIDEALMGT, from the exons ATGGGAGGTTGTTGCTGTTGTTTTTCCTCTAGGAGATCTGAACCAGAAAGGACGCCGACGTACTACTAT TGCCCAAGGACCCCAGAAGAACGCCAACCTTTGTCAGCTAACCACGGGACACCCACTGGCATATCAAGAGGACTGCTGGTGGACACTAATCTGGACACATCAAATATTGACACGTATACTTCACCTCCTCCACCTCTTCCATACGATGTTGATTTTGGACATTCTCAAACACAACTTGGAACTAGAGACCATCAAAGTACCAAGAGCGGCACAGTATCTGAAATTGAACATTCTGGTTCTGTTGAGGGACTGATCAGCGCCAATCCCTCCGGAAATTTAGAGAAGGCTCTGAAGGACGCAGATAGCAAAACAGAAACACTTTTGGAGCTCACCCCATCAAAGGTTGTTGATGATGACTTGAAGAAGCCTGTTGAGCAAATTGTTCCAGTCCTAGAAGAAGAGGATTGCCCAGTATGTCTTGAAG AGTACACAGAAGAGAACCCAAAGCTTCTTACTAAATGTGAGCATCATTTTCATCTTTGCTGCCTTCTTGAGTGGATGGAGAGAAGCAACACTTGTCCTGTGTGTGACAAG GAAGTGGTGATCGATGAAGCCTTAATGGGAACTTAA